The genomic region CCGCCAGGTAACTGTGGCACTGGACGTTGTTGGGGTAGGCTTTAACGGCTTCTCGCAGCTCTAGAATGGCTCGGCTATAGTCGCGGTTTTGGTCGTACTCCTGGGCTCGGTTGACATAGCTTTCGAGAATAGCGGCCTGGTTTTGGCGAGGCGTTGGCACTGTCGCTGGGGGCGGGCTGGAGGCGGCAGCGGAGCGCGTTTTGGCAACGCTAGCTGAGGCACTGGTCGATGAACCGTCGTTGGCGCTGCTGCGGTATAGGTAAACCAAGTTGAGCTCGCTCAGTTCGCCAATCACCTCCGAGACGGTCTCTAGGTTTGCGAACTGGGTTTCGGCTAGGCTGCTGACGGCTTTGCGATAGGCCGCATCGGCGTGGGGAGCATTGAGTAGGGTCTGGGCTGTAGCCGAACTGACGGCGGGGGCGGTGCCGACGCGGCGCAGGGTCTGGCCCTTGAGCTTGAGCATAATGCCGTGCTCAGTGCTGGATTTCTCTTGGCTAAGGGCTTCGTAGGCGGGATTGACCAGTTTGGAGAGGATGTCGCTAGCCCGCTGGGCGTCGGTGGCGGTAGCCCCCGACAAACTGTCGGGATGCAGCAGGCGGGCGATCGCCAGGTAGCGCTTGCGCACGGCTTTAGCATCGGCGGTCACCGGCACCCCTAGTACGGCGTGATGGTCGTCAAAGTCAAGTTGGAACAGCCCTTGTTCTGGTTTCATAGCACTTACCCGAGGGACGACTCAGGGAGCATAAGACACGGATTGAGTTCTCTTCACTCTACTCAGCCAACCTCAGTTTAACCATCCCCTGGTTTTTTAAAGCGGGTTGGGGTTGAACTAGAACCGCCAGAGCCGTCGCTGGGCCGGAGGTATTTAGGGGAGGTCGGGCAGCACGAGCGGTCGAATCTTCCCCAGGGTCTGGCTCATGGCGCTGTGGAGATGGCCGTTGGTGGCCAGGAGTCGCCCCGACATCACATCTAGCGGTGCGCCGTCGTAGGCGGTAACCTGCCCGCCCGCTTCGCGCACGATCGCCACTCCGGCTGCCACATCCCAGGGCGATAGCCCCCGCTCCCAGTAGCCATCTAACCGACCGCAGGCAACGTAGGCCAGATCGATGGCCGCTGCCCCCCCCCGGCGCACGCCCTGGGTGAGGTGGGTGAAGTGGCAAAATTCGGCGTAGTTGTTGTCTGGGGTTTCGCGGCGATCGTAGGCAAACCCAGTCACCAGCAGGCTCTGGGCCAGCTGATCTGTAGTCGATACGGCTATGGGGCGGCGGTTGAGGGTGGCCCCCAAACCCTGGGCGGCGCGAAACAGCTCGTGGCGAATGGGGTCGTAAACTACCCCGAGCACGGGCTCTCCCTCCGCCAGCAGCCCGATGGACACTGCGCAGAAGGGATACTGGTGGGTGTAGTTGGTGGTGCCGTCGAGGGGATCGATAGCCCACAGCAGACCCGCCTCACGGCCTCGAATCACTCCAGACTCTTCGGCCAGAATGTCGTGGTCGGCGGGCAGGTGCCGCTCTAGTACAGCCATGACGGCGCGCTCGGCGCTGCGATCGGCTTCGGTCACCAGATCGCCGGAGCGGCCTTTTTCGTCAATGGTGGTGAGGTTGCCCCAGTAGTGCTGGAGCACGGCCCCGGCGGACAGGGCGGCTTCGGTGGCGCTGTCGAGCCATCGCTGCAAATCGGACTCGGAAGAAAAAGGCATGGGAATTGGGACTAAAACGGTTTCCGCAAGGGCTGTAGCCTGGGGTCAGGGGAGCTCAATCTTCCTCTAGGGGTAAACCCCGGCGCACCTTGCCTTTGCCAAAGTAGCGGCCAAACTGGAGTTCATACACCTCGTCTTCGTCCTGGGTTTCGGCCTGAATACTGCTGCGGGGATAGCTGACGCACAGCAGCGCATAGCCCCGCTGCCGCAGGTCGGGGGAGAGACCCATGGCCTCGGGCTGATCGACCTCGCCCTCCAGCAGGCGGACTGCACAGGTGGTGCAGGCTCCGTTGCGGCA from Nodosilinea sp. PGN35 harbors:
- a CDS encoding J domain-containing protein; this translates as MKPEQGLFQLDFDDHHAVLGVPVTADAKAVRKRYLAIARLLHPDSLSGATATDAQRASDILSKLVNPAYEALSQEKSSTEHGIMLKLKGQTLRRVGTAPAVSSATAQTLLNAPHADAAYRKAVSSLAETQFANLETVSEVIGELSELNLVYLYRSSANDGSSTSASASVAKTRSAAASSPPPATVPTPRQNQAAILESYVNRAQEYDQNRDYSRAILELREAVKAYPNNVQCHSYLAALYLKAGQGTMARIHAKRALEIDPNDERARTVQARVDKASGSSAAGAPQTAKTKGDNAKTANPKSSDKGGGFFGLFGGKKK
- a CDS encoding inositol monophosphatase family protein — encoded protein: MPFSSESDLQRWLDSATEAALSAGAVLQHYWGNLTTIDEKGRSGDLVTEADRSAERAVMAVLERHLPADHDILAEESGVIRGREAGLLWAIDPLDGTTNYTHQYPFCAVSIGLLAEGEPVLGVVYDPIRHELFRAAQGLGATLNRRPIAVSTTDQLAQSLLVTGFAYDRRETPDNNYAEFCHFTHLTQGVRRGGAAAIDLAYVACGRLDGYWERGLSPWDVAAGVAIVREAGGQVTAYDGAPLDVMSGRLLATNGHLHSAMSQTLGKIRPLVLPDLP
- a CDS encoding 2Fe-2S iron-sulfur cluster-binding protein encodes the protein MARTYTVTIHHRQTGRIFTVEVPEDRYILQFAESQGVELPFACRNGACTTCAVRLLEGEVDQPEAMGLSPDLRQRGYALLCVSYPRSSIQAETQDEDEVYELQFGRYFGKGKVRRGLPLEED